From a single Candidatus Brocadiaceae bacterium genomic region:
- a CDS encoding GNAT family N-acetyltransferase, giving the protein MIIRAARLEDLDRLMALHERLQVHHESVEPRIWRPEFYAMAQRRSIHDENIRSANGAVYVAEEGDEIVGFLSGRVEEREGTTPGVVGYVQTAYIGEEWRGRGVGTALVARLFEFFESKGVEEASVRYVLANRGAAQFWEGFGFLPMVCTANARLSELRLRLAERSERAERRRKEDKG; this is encoded by the coding sequence ATGATCATACGCGCTGCGAGATTGGAGGATCTGGACCGGCTCATGGCCCTGCATGAGCGCCTCCAGGTGCATCACGAGTCCGTCGAGCCCCGGATATGGCGGCCCGAGTTCTACGCGATGGCCCAGCGCCGGTCCATTCACGACGAGAACATCCGCTCCGCCAACGGGGCGGTCTACGTGGCCGAGGAGGGGGACGAGATCGTCGGGTTCCTCTCGGGCCGGGTGGAGGAGCGCGAAGGCACGACGCCGGGCGTCGTGGGCTACGTCCAGACGGCGTACATCGGCGAGGAGTGGCGGGGGCGCGGGGTCGGCACGGCGCTGGTCGCGCGGCTGTTCGAGTTCTTCGAGTCGAAGGGCGTCGAGGAGGCGTCGGTCCGTTACGTCCTCGCCAACCGGGGGGCGGCGCAGTTCTGGGAGGGTTTCGGGTTCCTCCCCATGGTCTGCACCGCCAACGCGCGGCTGTCCGAACTGCGCCTGCGGCTGGCAGAGCGAAGCGAACGGGCCGAGCGGCGCCGGAAGGAAGACAAGGGCTGA
- a CDS encoding ABC transporter ATP-binding protein, with protein MMRRFVRYYRPYRALFALDMGTALVRSGLALCIPLLIRNMLKYDLPAGSMGRVWTVLGTVAVLTGLLSIAAYVNTKWGHVLGTRMEADMRADLFRHLQKLSFKYYDNTKTGHLISRIANDLFNVAEMAHHCPEDVIVSGLSLVGAFVVMWWFSWSLALIALIPLPFMAVWGYIYGMRMRNAFRRVRERIADINSSVENSIQGIREVKSFTNEDFEVEKFGGVNSEFRCAKEGMYATMAAFHSGMMFFIECYTVVIIGGGVFLVHGGTIDLADLIGFLLYVPYIMNPMRRFVNFIEQFQQGLASFERFTEVMDVEPDIVDRPAAVRPSAIRGDVRFEDVCFRYDDSDEWILEDVSIRLPQGRTVALVGESGAGKSTLASLIPRFYECTRGRITIDGIDVLDLQQRSLRESIGLVQQDVFLFDTTIRENILFGRPEATEQEVIRAAKSANIYDFIVSLPDGFDTLTGERGVRLSGGQKQRISIARVFLKNPPILIFDEATSSLDTESETLIRAAMEELCRGRTTLVIAHRLSTVRQADYTYVLRRGRVVEEGRHEELLERHGYYSELYAHGVL; from the coding sequence CTGATGCGCCGGTTCGTCCGCTACTACCGGCCCTACCGTGCGCTCTTCGCGCTGGACATGGGGACGGCCCTCGTCCGCTCGGGGCTGGCGCTGTGCATACCGCTCCTGATCCGCAACATGCTCAAGTACGACCTGCCGGCCGGCAGCATGGGCCGAGTCTGGACGGTGCTGGGCACGGTAGCCGTGCTGACCGGCCTGCTGAGCATCGCCGCGTACGTCAACACGAAGTGGGGCCACGTGCTGGGCACGCGCATGGAGGCCGACATGCGCGCCGACCTGTTCCGCCACCTCCAGAAGCTGTCGTTCAAGTACTACGACAACACGAAGACGGGCCACCTGATCTCGCGCATCGCCAACGACCTGTTCAACGTCGCCGAGATGGCCCATCACTGCCCGGAGGACGTCATTGTCTCCGGGCTGAGCCTTGTGGGCGCCTTCGTCGTGATGTGGTGGTTCTCGTGGTCGCTGGCGCTGATCGCGCTGATCCCCCTGCCCTTCATGGCCGTCTGGGGGTATATCTATGGCATGCGGATGCGCAATGCGTTTCGCCGGGTGCGCGAGCGCATCGCCGACATCAACAGCAGCGTCGAGAACTCGATCCAGGGCATCCGCGAGGTCAAATCGTTCACGAACGAGGACTTCGAAGTCGAGAAGTTCGGCGGCGTCAACAGCGAGTTCCGCTGCGCCAAGGAGGGCATGTACGCCACGATGGCCGCCTTCCACAGCGGGATGATGTTCTTCATTGAGTGCTACACGGTGGTGATCATCGGCGGGGGCGTGTTCCTCGTGCACGGGGGCACGATCGACCTGGCGGACCTGATCGGGTTCCTGCTGTACGTGCCCTACATCATGAACCCCATGCGCCGGTTCGTGAACTTCATCGAGCAGTTCCAGCAGGGGCTCGCATCGTTCGAACGCTTCACGGAGGTCATGGACGTCGAGCCGGACATCGTGGATCGGCCGGCGGCGGTCCGGCCGAGCGCGATCCGCGGCGACGTGCGGTTCGAAGACGTCTGCTTCCGGTACGACGATTCGGACGAGTGGATCCTCGAGGACGTTTCGATCCGCCTGCCGCAGGGGCGGACGGTCGCCCTGGTGGGCGAATCGGGCGCCGGCAAGTCCACCCTGGCCTCACTCATTCCGCGCTTCTACGAGTGCACGCGCGGGCGGATCACCATCGACGGGATCGACGTGCTGGACCTGCAGCAGCGATCGCTGCGAGAGAGCATCGGGCTCGTCCAGCAGGACGTCTTCCTGTTCGACACGACCATCCGCGAGAACATCCTGTTCGGCCGGCCGGAGGCGACCGAACAGGAAGTGATCCGGGCGGCGAAGTCGGCCAACATCTACGACTTCATCGTGTCGCTGCCCGACGGGTTCGACACCCTGACCGGCGAACGCGGCGTTCGGCTCTCGGGCGGACAGAAGCAGCGCATCTCGATCGCCCGCGTCTTCCTGAAGAACCCGCCCATCCTGATCTTCGATGAGGCCACGTCCTCGCTGGACACCGAGTCGGAGACGCTCATCCGGGCGGCCATGGAGGAACTCTGCCGCGGCCGCACGACGCTGGTGATCGCGCACCGCCTCTCGACCGTCCGGCAGGCGGACTATACCTACGTCCTGCGGCGCGGCCGAGTTGTGGAGGAGGGCCGCCACGAGGAGCTGCTCGAGCGCCACGGCTACTACAGCGAACTCTACGCCCACGGGGTGCTCTGA
- a CDS encoding FAD-dependent oxidoreductase, with protein MAEHIVGRRNEFADGRMAAVEVDGRRLLIVNQGGRLSAVSAECTHHGAPLEEGVLHGGHVRCPWHQACFCARTGDVLQPPAMDSLQQFDVRVHDEDVIVDIPEDAAPHRLPETVPFDPQADGRTFVIVGGGAAAGAALEALRQAGYQGRIVMVTREDRGPYDRTELSKGVLSKDDPSAVALRPDDFYRRHGVELLTEREVTAVEPQAQRVTMDGRESIRYDACLLATGSRPRRLPVEGMDLPGVRTLRSLADAEALRAAAGGANDIVVVGGGFIGMEVAAGLIEEGKTVTVVAPESVPMERVLGRQVGAALQGLQEKNGIRFRLGSAPERFEGDGHVEAVVLRGGERLPADLVVVGIGAEPVTDYLRGVQLNADGSVTVDAAMQVADGLWAAGDIARFPAPRTGEPVRIEHWRLAMQLGRVAGLNMAGRRARYDDTPFFWTAQGGVNLAWVGHAPEWDETIVDGDVASGSGFLVHYVRDGQVRAACAVYRDAEMGAIAELMRAGAMPAPDELRAGAVDLVERARQVP; from the coding sequence ATGGCCGAACACATAGTGGGCAGACGCAACGAGTTCGCGGACGGACGGATGGCGGCGGTGGAGGTGGACGGGCGGAGACTCCTGATCGTCAACCAGGGCGGCCGGCTCTCTGCGGTGAGCGCGGAGTGCACGCACCACGGCGCGCCCCTGGAGGAGGGCGTCCTGCACGGCGGGCACGTGCGCTGCCCGTGGCATCAGGCGTGCTTCTGCGCCCGCACGGGGGACGTGCTGCAGCCGCCGGCCATGGATTCCCTCCAGCAGTTCGACGTCCGCGTCCATGACGAAGACGTCATCGTCGACATCCCGGAAGACGCCGCGCCCCACCGCCTGCCCGAGACGGTACCGTTCGATCCGCAGGCGGACGGGCGCACGTTCGTCATCGTCGGCGGCGGCGCGGCCGCCGGCGCGGCCCTCGAGGCGCTCCGGCAGGCCGGCTACCAGGGGCGCATCGTCATGGTCACCCGCGAGGACCGGGGCCCCTACGATCGCACGGAACTGAGCAAGGGGGTCCTGTCCAAGGACGACCCGTCCGCGGTGGCCCTCCGTCCGGACGACTTCTACCGCCGGCACGGCGTCGAGCTGCTCACGGAACGCGAAGTCACCGCCGTCGAGCCCCAGGCGCAGCGCGTCACCATGGACGGGCGCGAGTCGATCCGGTACGACGCGTGCCTCCTGGCCACCGGTTCACGGCCGCGGCGTCTGCCCGTCGAAGGGATGGACCTGCCGGGCGTCCGGACGCTGCGCAGCCTGGCCGACGCCGAGGCGCTCCGCGCGGCGGCCGGCGGTGCGAACGACATCGTCGTGGTCGGCGGCGGGTTCATCGGCATGGAGGTCGCAGCCGGCCTGATAGAGGAGGGGAAGACCGTCACGGTCGTCGCACCGGAATCCGTGCCCATGGAACGCGTTCTGGGCCGGCAGGTGGGGGCGGCGCTGCAGGGGCTTCAGGAGAAGAACGGCATCCGATTCCGGCTCGGGAGCGCCCCGGAGCGCTTCGAGGGCGACGGGCACGTGGAGGCGGTCGTCCTGCGGGGCGGGGAGCGCCTGCCCGCCGACCTCGTCGTCGTCGGGATCGGTGCGGAGCCTGTGACCGACTACCTGCGGGGCGTGCAGTTGAACGCCGACGGGAGCGTCACCGTCGATGCCGCCATGCAGGTTGCGGACGGCCTCTGGGCGGCCGGCGACATCGCCCGCTTCCCGGCCCCCCGCACGGGCGAGCCGGTCCGTATAGAGCACTGGCGCCTGGCGATGCAGCTCGGGCGCGTGGCGGGCCTGAACATGGCGGGCCGCCGGGCCCGCTACGACGACACGCCCTTCTTCTGGACGGCCCAGGGCGGCGTGAACCTGGCCTGGGTGGGCCACGCGCCGGAATGGGACGAGACCATCGTGGACGGCGACGTCGCCTCCGGCAGCGGCTTCCTGGTGCACTACGTTCGCGACGGCCAGGTGCGTGCGGCCTGTGCCGTCTACCGCGACGCCGAGATGGGCGCCATCGCCGAGCTCATGCGCGCCGGCGCCATGCCGGCGCCGGACGAACTCCGCGCCGGCGCCGTAGACCTGGTCGAGCGCGCGCGTCAGGTTCCGTAG
- the folE gene encoding GTP cyclohydrolase I FolE, with amino-acid sequence MPGHAGTGTAAAFDRPTQTEDRAVNVERVAELVRELLIEIGEDPDREGLLKTPMRVARAYEFLSSGYRADPKEVINHALFASTTNNMIIARDIEVYSLCEHHMLPFFGRCHIGYIAHDQVLGVSKLARLVDVHARRLQIQERLTQSIAQEISEAVGAEGVGVVMECRHLCMMMRGVEKQSSVMQTSTVLGSFHEDPATRAEFLNIINRRVDW; translated from the coding sequence CTGCCGGGACACGCAGGGACTGGAACCGCTGCCGCATTTGACCGACCAACTCAGACGGAGGATCGCGCGGTGAACGTAGAGAGAGTGGCCGAGCTGGTCAGGGAGCTGCTGATCGAGATCGGGGAGGACCCCGACCGCGAGGGCCTGCTCAAGACACCGATGCGCGTGGCCCGAGCCTATGAGTTCCTGTCGAGCGGATACCGCGCCGACCCCAAGGAGGTCATCAACCACGCGCTGTTCGCCTCGACGACCAACAACATGATCATCGCCCGCGACATCGAGGTCTACAGCCTGTGCGAGCATCACATGCTGCCGTTCTTCGGGCGGTGCCACATCGGCTACATCGCCCACGACCAGGTGCTGGGGGTCAGCAAGCTGGCGCGGCTGGTCGACGTGCACGCGCGCCGGCTCCAGATCCAGGAGCGGCTCACACAGAGCATCGCGCAGGAGATCAGCGAAGCGGTCGGGGCCGAGGGGGTGGGCGTCGTCATGGAATGCCGCCACCTGTGCATGATGATGCGCGGTGTCGAGAAGCAGAGCAGCGTGATGCAGACGTCGACCGTGCTGGGCAGCTTCCACGAGGACCCGGCCACCAGGGCCGAGTTCCTGAATATCATCAACCGCCGGGTCGACTGGTAA
- the folK gene encoding 2-amino-4-hydroxy-6-hydroxymethyldihydropteridine diphosphokinase produces the protein MPNGRRVDAFVAVGSNIEPARNVPAALDLLLQEVRVKAVSTMYRAAPVDRPGQPPFVNGVWRIETDRTARDLKYAVLREIERRLGRVRTDDACAARPIDLDIALFGNAVIEEPDLVCPDPDIRRRPFLAVPLAELAPDLPLPGTDGRLADLPVCRDTQGLEPLPHLTDQLRRRIAR, from the coding sequence ATGCCGAACGGCCGCCGGGTGGATGCCTTCGTCGCCGTCGGCTCGAACATCGAGCCCGCGCGGAACGTCCCGGCCGCCCTGGACCTGTTGCTGCAGGAGGTGCGCGTGAAGGCCGTCTCGACCATGTATCGCGCCGCGCCGGTCGATCGGCCCGGGCAACCGCCGTTCGTCAACGGCGTCTGGCGGATCGAGACGGACCGGACGGCCCGGGACCTGAAGTACGCCGTCCTGCGGGAGATCGAACGGCGCCTGGGGCGGGTGCGCACGGACGACGCGTGCGCCGCCCGGCCGATCGACCTGGACATCGCCCTGTTCGGCAACGCCGTCATCGAAGAGCCGGACCTTGTCTGCCCGGACCCGGACATCCGACGCCGGCCGTTTCTGGCCGTGCCGCTGGCCGAACTGGCCCCCGACCTGCCGCTGCCCGGCACGGACGGACGCCTTGCGGATCTGCCCGTCTGCCGGGACACGCAGGGACTGGAACCGCTGCCGCATTTGACCGACCAACTCAGACGGAGGATCGCGCGGTGA
- the folB gene encoding dihydroneopterin aldolase, which produces MEAERLDRIHIRDLLLRCVIGVREWEREALQNVLLNITLHADLRAACAGDALEDTVDYVAIKKRVIELVEASAYGLLETLAQAVADACLEDPRVRRVDVTLEKPGALRFARSVAVEISRER; this is translated from the coding sequence ATGGAGGCTGAACGGCTCGACCGCATCCACATCCGGGACCTGCTGCTGCGCTGCGTGATCGGCGTGCGCGAATGGGAACGCGAGGCGCTCCAGAACGTCCTGCTGAACATCACCCTGCATGCCGACCTCCGGGCCGCTTGCGCCGGCGATGCCCTGGAAGATACGGTGGACTACGTGGCCATCAAGAAACGGGTGATCGAATTGGTCGAGGCCTCGGCATACGGGCTCCTGGAGACGCTGGCCCAGGCCGTGGCGGACGCCTGCCTGGAGGACCCGCGCGTGCGGCGGGTCGACGTCACGCTGGAGAAGCCGGGGGCGCTCCGTTTCGCCCGCAGCGTGGCGGTGGAGATCTCACGGGAGCGCTGA
- a CDS encoding SDR family oxidoreductase, whose translation MEGRTLRAGQVALVTGAARRLGRALAEALAAEGLRVVVHYGTSAAEAEETVRLVRDLGTDAWPLQADLADGSAAEALVARAADRAGAPVDVLVNSASIFAESHLLEFSGQELAANVQVNALAPLQLSRALAAQGRSGQVLNLLDCRILSYDAEHAAYHLSKRMLFSLTRMLALELAPRLRVNAVAPGLILPPPGRDEAYLQALARTNPLQRHGGAGDVVRAALFLMQSGFVTGQVIYVDGGHHMTGRTYGG comes from the coding sequence ATGGAGGGAAGAACTCTGAGGGCCGGGCAGGTGGCGCTCGTAACGGGCGCCGCGCGGCGCCTGGGCCGCGCGCTCGCGGAGGCGCTGGCCGCCGAAGGCCTCCGCGTCGTGGTGCACTACGGCACGTCCGCGGCCGAGGCCGAGGAGACGGTCCGCCTCGTCAGGGACCTGGGAACCGATGCCTGGCCCCTGCAGGCGGACCTGGCCGACGGCTCGGCGGCGGAGGCTCTGGTCGCGAGGGCGGCCGACCGGGCCGGCGCCCCCGTCGACGTCCTGGTCAACAGCGCGAGCATCTTTGCCGAGAGCCACCTCCTGGAGTTCTCAGGGCAGGAACTGGCGGCGAACGTGCAGGTGAACGCCCTGGCCCCCTTGCAGCTCTCCCGCGCCCTGGCCGCCCAGGGCCGCAGCGGGCAGGTGCTCAACCTGCTCGACTGCCGCATCCTGTCCTACGATGCCGAGCACGCGGCCTATCACCTGAGCAAGCGAATGCTCTTCTCGCTCACGCGCATGCTGGCCCTGGAGCTGGCCCCGCGACTGCGCGTGAACGCCGTGGCCCCCGGCCTGATCCTGCCGCCGCCCGGCCGCGACGAGGCCTACCTGCAGGCGCTGGCCCGCACGAACCCGCTGCAGCGCCACGGCGGCGCCGGCGACGTCGTCCGCGCCGCCCTCTTCCTGATGCAGAGCGGCTTCGTCACGGGACAGGTCATCTACGTCGACGGAGGCCACCACATGACGGGGAGGACGTATGGAGGCTGA
- a CDS encoding Glu/Leu/Phe/Val dehydrogenase — protein MSSVVDFDALRTFMDVPEAARCLLSKPEKEICFNLNLKSSSGALIEGDCFVVYHCTVRGPAKGGIRMSAHGTLEEVRRLAELMSLKTALAGIPFGGGKSCIAIDPASLNRFEKTAMLKEFVHMLRLELEHGAYIPAPDMGTGPTDMAVIFGETHMLESVTGKPPRVGGLPGRLEATGRGVSHAALLALDKILKKPVRGATAALQGFGNVGSHTAAFLADAGVKLKAVGDITGAVHNEGGLDVAALREHVARTGGVAGFSESEPISDAELLAMDVDLLLPCALEDVLHKGNAGDVRAAAVVEGANGPTTPEAAAILAARSVPVVPDILANGGGVIASYVEWRKAKSGALTTREETFALVDERTEWAFAQMLDMAAAKGCSLREACFAIAVKELTDSMIDRGWV, from the coding sequence ATGAGCAGCGTAGTCGACTTTGATGCCCTGCGGACGTTCATGGATGTCCCCGAGGCGGCTCGGTGTCTGCTGAGCAAGCCGGAGAAGGAGATCTGCTTCAACCTGAACCTCAAGAGCAGCAGCGGCGCGCTCATCGAGGGCGACTGCTTCGTGGTCTACCACTGCACCGTGCGCGGGCCGGCCAAGGGCGGCATCCGCATGAGCGCCCACGGCACCCTGGAGGAAGTCCGGCGGCTGGCCGAACTGATGAGCCTGAAGACGGCGCTTGCCGGCATCCCGTTCGGCGGCGGCAAGTCCTGCATCGCCATCGATCCGGCCAGTCTGAACCGGTTCGAGAAGACGGCGATGCTCAAGGAGTTCGTGCACATGCTCCGCCTGGAGCTGGAGCACGGTGCCTACATCCCCGCCCCCGACATGGGCACCGGCCCGACCGACATGGCCGTGATCTTCGGCGAGACGCACATGCTCGAGTCGGTCACCGGCAAGCCGCCGCGCGTGGGCGGGCTGCCGGGCCGGCTGGAGGCCACCGGCCGGGGCGTCAGCCATGCCGCTCTGCTCGCCCTGGACAAGATACTGAAGAAGCCGGTCCGGGGCGCCACCGCCGCCCTGCAGGGCTTCGGAAACGTCGGCAGCCACACCGCCGCCTTCCTGGCCGACGCCGGGGTGAAGCTGAAGGCCGTCGGCGACATCACCGGAGCCGTGCACAACGAGGGCGGGCTGGACGTGGCCGCCCTGAGGGAGCACGTGGCCCGGACGGGCGGCGTGGCCGGCTTCTCCGAGTCCGAGCCCATCTCCGACGCCGAGTTGCTGGCGATGGACGTCGACCTGCTGCTCCCGTGCGCTCTGGAGGACGTGCTGCACAAGGGCAACGCGGGGGACGTGCGCGCAGCGGCCGTGGTCGAGGGGGCCAACGGGCCCACTACGCCCGAGGCGGCCGCCATCCTTGCCGCGCGGAGTGTGCCGGTCGTGCCCGACATCCTGGCCAACGGCGGCGGCGTCATCGCCTCCTACGTCGAATGGCGCAAGGCCAAGAGCGGTGCGCTGACGACCAGGGAGGAGACGTTCGCGCTCGTCGATGAGCGCACGGAGTGGGCCTTCGCACAGATGCTGGACATGGCCGCGGCCAAGGGCTGCTCGCTGCGGGAGGCCTGCTTCGCCATCGCGGTCAAGGAGCTTACGGACTCCATGATCGACCGCGGCTGGGTGTAG
- a CDS encoding D-2-hydroxyacid dehydrogenase: protein MRIVVLDGHALNPGDNPWTDLEAFGDLTVHDRVAEDEIVDRAAGAAIVLTNKTPLTGPTLARLPELRFVSVLATGYNVVDVQAARARGIPVSNVPVYGTDSVAQFVFALLLEHCHHVALHDQQVHAGRWAACKDFCFWSTPLVELAGKTMGVVGFGRIGRRVGELAHAFGMAVWAHDAAPGEAPPYGPFAWKGLDELFAGADVVSLHCPQTPDNAGMVDARLLGLMKPGAFLINTARGGLVNEADLAAALNDGRIAGAAVDVVSTEPIRPDNPLLGARNCLVTPHIAWASLAARRRLMRTTVENVRAFITGRPINVVN from the coding sequence ATGCGTATCGTCGTGCTGGACGGACATGCCCTGAACCCCGGCGACAATCCATGGACCGACCTGGAGGCGTTCGGCGATCTGACGGTCCATGACCGGGTGGCCGAGGACGAGATCGTGGACCGGGCGGCCGGCGCGGCGATCGTCCTGACCAACAAGACGCCCCTGACCGGGCCGACCCTGGCCCGGCTGCCCGAGCTGCGCTTCGTCTCCGTGCTGGCCACCGGCTACAACGTGGTCGACGTCCAGGCGGCGCGCGCACGGGGCATCCCGGTCTCGAACGTCCCCGTCTACGGGACCGACTCGGTGGCGCAGTTCGTCTTCGCGCTCCTGCTGGAGCACTGCCACCACGTGGCCCTCCATGACCAGCAGGTGCATGCCGGCCGATGGGCGGCATGCAAGGACTTCTGCTTCTGGAGCACCCCGTTGGTGGAGCTGGCCGGCAAGACGATGGGGGTGGTCGGATTCGGCCGCATCGGCCGGCGCGTGGGCGAGCTGGCGCATGCCTTCGGCATGGCCGTCTGGGCCCACGACGCCGCGCCCGGCGAGGCGCCCCCGTACGGGCCGTTTGCCTGGAAGGGGCTGGACGAGCTGTTCGCCGGGGCCGACGTGGTCTCGCTGCACTGCCCGCAGACCCCGGACAACGCGGGGATGGTCGATGCGCGTCTGCTGGGTCTGATGAAGCCGGGGGCGTTCTTGATCAACACCGCCCGCGGCGGCCTGGTCAACGAGGCCGATCTGGCGGCGGCGCTGAACGACGGGCGCATCGCGGGGGCCGCCGTCGACGTCGTCTCCACCGAACCGATCCGGCCGGACAACCCGCTTCTGGGCGCGCGCAACTGCCTGGTCACGCCGCACATCGCCTGGGCGTCGCTGGCGGCTCGCCGCCGCCTGATGCGCACCACGGTCGAGAACGTCAGGGCGTTCATCACCGGCCGTCCGATCAACGTCGTGAACTGA
- a CDS encoding aminotransferase class I/II-fold pyridoxal phosphate-dependent enzyme produces the protein MHLSERVARLGTETAFAVSAEAAAYAAQGNRVYPFHLGDLNLPTPPNIVEAAVRAMRDGKTGYCSNYGLPALREAVADDVNRSHGTAYTMANVVVEPGGKPTIGKLIQAVMDPGDEVLYPNPGYPIYESQVEFHGGRAVPYAYREGPDGFVIDLDGLEAAVTPRTRLLILNDLQNPTGAEARPDELQRLADLAERHDLLLLCDEAYFDIRYAGRSASPASLPGMQERCLLLYTFSKRYAMTGWRLGAAVGPAPLVDVIAKLNVNDESCTNHFVQYGGLEALTGDQSGHRGILRELQCRRDTAVSLLGAIDGVRCHRPEVTFYLFPNVTELMARKGMTDYSQFRVACLEQTGVSFCTRLHFGRPGEGEGERYIRLAYSGIGVEGIEEGLERFRRFAEA, from the coding sequence ATGCATCTGTCGGAACGAGTCGCCCGGCTGGGGACCGAAACGGCTTTCGCCGTCTCTGCCGAGGCGGCGGCCTATGCCGCACAGGGGAACCGTGTCTATCCGTTTCACCTTGGGGACCTGAACCTGCCCACGCCGCCGAACATCGTCGAGGCCGCCGTTCGCGCGATGAGGGACGGCAAGACGGGCTACTGCTCCAACTACGGCCTGCCCGCGTTGAGGGAGGCGGTCGCCGACGACGTAAACCGCTCGCACGGAACCGCCTACACGATGGCGAACGTTGTGGTCGAGCCGGGCGGCAAGCCGACGATCGGCAAGCTCATCCAGGCCGTGATGGACCCTGGCGATGAGGTGCTCTACCCGAATCCGGGCTACCCGATCTACGAGTCGCAGGTGGAGTTCCACGGCGGGCGGGCCGTTCCGTATGCGTACCGGGAGGGGCCGGACGGGTTCGTGATCGACCTGGACGGGCTGGAGGCGGCCGTCACGCCCCGCACCCGGCTGCTGATCCTGAACGACCTGCAGAATCCCACCGGCGCCGAGGCGCGCCCGGACGAACTGCAGCGTCTGGCCGATCTGGCGGAGCGGCATGACCTGCTGTTGCTCTGCGACGAGGCCTACTTCGACATCCGCTACGCCGGCCGGTCCGCCTCGCCGGCCTCGCTGCCCGGGATGCAGGAGCGCTGCCTGCTGCTCTACACGTTCTCGAAGCGTTACGCCATGACGGGCTGGCGGCTCGGAGCGGCCGTCGGCCCGGCTCCGCTGGTCGACGTCATCGCCAAGCTGAACGTCAACGACGAGTCCTGCACCAATCACTTCGTGCAGTACGGCGGACTGGAGGCCCTGACGGGCGATCAGTCGGGACATCGCGGGATCCTTCGCGAACTCCAGTGCCGGCGCGACACGGCGGTCTCCCTGCTCGGTGCGATCGACGGCGTCCGGTGCCACCGGCCGGAAGTGACGTTCTACCTGTTCCCGAACGTCACGGAGCTGATGGCGCGGAAGGGTATGACGGACTACTCGCAGTTCCGGGTGGCCTGCCTGGAGCAGACCGGGGTTTCCTTCTGCACGCGGCTGCACTTCGGCCGGCCGGGGGAGGGCGAGGGGGAGCGCTACATCCGCCTGGCGTATTCCGGCATCGGCGTTGAAGGCATCGAGGAGGGGCTGGAGCGGTTCCGGCGCTTCGCCGAAGCATGA